The following are encoded in a window of Salmo trutta chromosome 27, fSalTru1.1, whole genome shotgun sequence genomic DNA:
- the LOC115164752 gene encoding zinc finger protein 462 isoform X1 codes for MEEDSGHLDKSDQMTHGQPASQQSMSPSQSFQCNHCVLLFKSKYFLLEHMKKVHGVDVDPSQNDGSCNPSESSTQPHSSTLYNNSEESFSCRHCMFTSSSWPVIVKHERTNHKVSVKGPGKGRTLKTQKRYLRGKLLNAKVPLPGKKNQHNVSRLQCKQGEVGRLNFPKSKSTSKTINIPSSSLLLENLQAQVGSSGNISKFKIAHGSSLNSSQLKLPNLSRPSRAHDVTLMSHAPFFSYDQDGGKGVSKVTEERSHTENEQKGSHCCSLCNFSATWLEDLHTHQRSEHSYLFYSMGLSLLDGTATEQRDPKPETYNEMSLTEPLANATKKRMHDDTALSPAKKNIKTSPESTVIQSKLSGGTAFTFEVSEDEEEGDAWRTELDASGTEKDEHNQLENRESRDKHKILYRCKHCDYSHKSSRSLSTHYQRMHPYIRYDFQYIINPDDWTATFRCLECPVEFATPDDLKKHYRDHHREAPDVFMMRSDQLDLVYKCFACPFTISNGKYLKPHYKNKHPKLKMSSPLMYCSFTAKPSKDEPSKSHLGRTSSLKNAEVVSPERSLSPCKETVNINSTTLKECSASMGVDEELYHCKHCAFSNKSVVVVLVHYQKSHPKAGLTIDDIKQTLATSRDAKDETQVSPQNMVLEPFKLPEVKSPNTSLFKPDVAQDDVENMFFCQHCNYGNLTVRGVLNHQRSRHSDLNATVEQIHFHTAEVHSQSKMSQGIGIVSHSTPLQKDLAQEHVLKPFKLPEVKSPNTSPPISNVSQADDESLYFCQFCGYCNPTVRGVMNHQKLRHSTRKSTAERIMKHTAAIRSNPKLRGVLNHQKLRHSTRKSTAKRIMKHTAAIRSNPKLRGVLNHQKLRHSHRKVTADKVIKHTAEAHGQSEKLQSTGFDSSNSSLKSTVENEIADLFFCQYCNYGNPRVIGVLNHQKLRHRCLQTSTSQILQYTSELRSQKDTSQSAGFDSSLFTSDIGNEAGNLFFCQFCNYGHPSMRGILNHQKRRHSGLQTTPGDIFRHTAEVAGQTEKSKKSKSVNLTKSSHILPLPLVTEEAVLFCQLCNYSNRTMRVVVEHQRKRHPDLKATAKQILEYTAMILSQTSKSPNSSFLTSDVVQEELDKFFCQYCDYNNPTVRGIFNHQSKMHCDLETNAAQILRHTVVVREQTNKSQPKAVNSPNSPHLLSHPLLKDEVEHMFFCQLCNYSNPTVMGVLNHKRKRHLDMKPTAKQILEYTATVLGQMSKSHPVRRNSLNSSQEEERKLFYCQHCDYDNPTVRGVLNHQKLRHSDLKTTADQVVRYTAIVPGSNKKSTMQQPNMSSMKASQSRKQKAALLRSLKCRKCSYTTPHIYLLKRHLRNNHQEKAPITTIIHWAYEDGHLQEGYHCEWCACSHTEAKGLLRHYRQRHPDKKTGLESIILRLHAGPKISRSKKTKPNPEHNEKHDQIILSFGDVPKTTPSFQTGGGDTKVYPCRACPFKATSMGGISSHYRAVHPWSVKEDGSVLDVISSRQTQEPEIHEQLDVHETLSSSETYRCPVCSGEFNTLHGMSTHCGKKHPEYDMKVHEQLDVHETSKPSQRYRCPVCSGEFNNLHGMLTHCGKKHPEYDTSTYERETEAELSTSEGTLVFKCSICPYVNSHAHGVLTHCQMRHPAVKARTERLEQEIVHFTDPNECLKVRSGKRMGLAGFRCNMCPVIHAKFKKLKAHYEMDHKRSAANIFKPALKQSAAIKKQLLSKYRGSQTSIAQAAILKNGKSIIVKCHLCKYLCTTKKGLACHLRINHSTVAPIEDKEFSYKCALCSYSTSICKYLAAHYRRQHGNAAFTNHFVPAFRPHRILPNSPDHKASLSQETKSPGEKISCSRCFFQCLSEKGLVSHYAICHPGVSPSKHKSSKLSPNNTLHSPPKPRNHPQQQKPVCKLFDPQCEKGKALRPVKCKKCVKLSFNSNLLLSIHYTNFHNEDFTQDFTILSKSSEDGTEFYRCGYCNLQIQGSADLCSHLDHHNEEFQKLANGQKRKQRLSDPPPKTKPVKQERQVLPKVLTADESDSHWIVTQVESVTTGMSPLVSPSPVPSTTEPEGGSVGEECNHCGRTFMSLKGLRSHERSHAATAALKRLDNVPHQQKQMFDRHIRHRPGTIRPFHCGLCRYRTTILSLLKNHLLKVHGAQYPSKNLPSSVTGSENKEHTLRAAEETQNLPEPQEGNQMSDDSEESDLTEKPVYSEPPDVQRQLNHYRQVAQAKASSSPPSPQTTRTTQDGLFVCEFCIYTSTHIKSMRRHYINRHNGKRLVRCKDCSFFTGFRKKLDMHIETAHASSPTEAPKELHCPLCLYHTKNKNRMIDHIVLHREQPVAPIEVRRPKLSRYLEGTVFRCHKCTFTSSSDKKLLLHMLKHDDIKPYKCRLCYFDCTQLSELEAHLCDKHQVVRNHELVGQVHLEELETRLSRVNEEGEQFMDCEETQGQQDDVNKDGDNEVAENTAQNSEFHDFSNDENQEGQYKQSHEKLENEDKKVEEHLMDCEEENQEPGEMDIEEQNNQYHEMPVLKDEACNYHEMPVLENEEGKEETHSNHGVRQENEEEAVKTDRLKPECNKKPEQGSEQDEKYEENPKSGEKQDHEVEENNKENGNISSPKDASTILKIIAVTRNEKALSCELCGRTLMNSTDLERHVMRHGL; via the exons ATGGAGGAAG ATTCCGGGCACCTCGACAAGTCTGATCAAATGACCCACGGTCAACCAGCCTCTCAACAATCCATGTCTCCAAGTCAGTCATTCCAGTGTAACCATTGTGTCCTCCTATTCAAATCAAAATATTTCCTCCTTGAACACATGAAGAAGGTGCATGGCGTTGATGTGGATCCTTCACAAAATGATGGGAGTTGTAATCCCTCAGAGAGTTCCACACAACCTCACAGTAGCACTCTCTACAACAATTCAGAGGAGAGTTTCTCTTGCCGGCATTGTATGTTTACATCTTCCAGTTGGCCTGTTATTGTCAAACATGAAAGAACAAATCACAAGGTTTCGGTAAAGGGTCCTGGTAAGGGCAGGACCCTGAAAACACAGAAACGGTATTTAAGGGGCAAGCTGCTTAATGCCAAAGTGCCACTGCCAGGGAAGAAGAACCAACACAATGTGTCGAGACTCCAATGCAAACAAGGGGAAGTGGGGAGATTGAATTTCCCGAAATCCAAGTCTACCTCAAAAACCATAAACATTCCTAGCTCTAGTCTATTGCTGGAGAACCTGCAAGCTCAAGTGGGATCCTCAGGAAATATTTCCAAATTCAAAATTGCACATGGGTCATCTTTAAATTCCTCACAACTGAAGTTGCCCAACCTCTCAAGGCCATCACGTGCGCATGATGTGACCCTCATGTCACATGCGCCTTTCTTTAGCTATGACCAAGACGGTGGTAAAGGTGTCTCTAAAGTAACTGAAGAGAGATCTCATACAGAAAATGAACAGAAGGGCTCTCACTGCTGCTCACTCTGCAACTTTTCTGCAACTTGGCTAGAAGATCTTCACACTCACCAGCGAAGTGAGCACAGTTACCTTTTTTACAGCATGGGGCTAAGTCTGCTGGACGGAACAGCGACAGAACAGCGGGATCCCAAACCTGAAACGTATAATGAAATGTCACTAACAGAGCCATTGGCTAATGCCACCAAGAAGAGGATGCATGATGACACCGCTTTGAGTCCTGCTAAGaaaaatatcaaaacaagccCTGAAAGTACAGTCATCCAAAGCAAGCTGTCAGGGGGCACTGCTTTCACCTTTGAGGTTAgcgaggatgaagaggagggggATGCCTGGAGAACTGAACTAGATGCCTCAGGAACTGAAAAAGATGAGCACAATCAATTGGAAAATAGAGAAAGCagggacaaacacaaaatacttTACCGTTGCAAACATTGTGACTACAGTCACAAGTCATCTCGCAGTTTGAGCACCCATTACCAGAGAATGCACCCTTACATCAGGTATGACTTTCAGTACATCATTAATCCAGATGATTGGACTGCCACCTTCCGTTGCTTGGAGTGTCCTGTTGAGTTTGCCACCCCTGATGACCTCAAGAAGCACTATAGGGATCATCACCGAGAAGCTCCAGATGTGTTCATGATGCGATCAGATCAGCTTGATTTGGTGTACAAGTGCTTTGCCTGCCCATTCACCATTTCTAATGGCAAATACTTGAAACCCCATTACAAAAACAAACATCCAAAACTGAAAATGAGCAGTCCTTTAATGTACTGCAGTTTTACTGCCAAGCCTTCTAAAGACGAACCCTCTAAATCACATTTAGGGCGAACTTCCAGCCTAAAGAATGCAGAGGTTGTCTCTCCTGAGAGATCTCTGTCCCCATGTAAAGAAACTGTTAACATCAACTCTACAACCCTAAAAGAATGTTCTGCTTCCATGGGAGTGGATGAGGAACTGTACCACTGCAAACATTGTGCCTTCAGCAATAAGTCAGTGGTTGTCGTGCTTGTCCACTACCAAAAAAGCCATCCGAAGGCAGGATTGACAATTGACGACATAAAACAAACTCTTGCCACTTCCAGGGACGCTAAGGACGAAACACAGGTGTCTCCTCAAAATATGGTTTTGGAACCATTCAAACTCCCAGAAGTAAAGTCCCCCAACACGTCCCTCTTTAAACCCGATGTTGCACAGGACGATGTAGAGAACATGTTTTTCTGCCAGCATTGCAACTATGGCAACCTCACAGTGAGGGGGGTGTTGAATCACCAAAGGTCAAGACACAGTGATCTCAATGCTACTGTTGAACAGATCCATTTCCATACTGCGGAGGTTCATAGTCAAAGCAAAATGTCACAGGGCATAGGAATAGTCTCACATAGCACTCCCCTCCAAAAAGATTTAGCACAGGAACATGTTTTAAAGCCATTCAAACTCCCAGAAGTTAAGTCTCCTAACACATCCCCTCCCATATCCAATGTTTCGCAGGCAGATGATGAGAGTTTGTATTTCTGCCAGTTTTGTGGCTATTGCAACCCCACAGTGAGAGGTGTTATGAATCATCAGAAGTTGAGACACAGTACTCGTAAGTCAACTGCTGAACGGATCATGAAACATACTGCTGCGATTCGTAGCAACCCCAAATTGAGAGGGGTTTTGAATCATCAGAAGTTAAGACACAGTACTCGTAAGTCAACTGCTAAACGGATCATGAAACATACTGCTGCGATTCGTAGCAACCCCAAATTGAGAGGGGTTTTGAATCATCAGAAGTTAAGACACAGTCATCGCAAGGTGACTGCCGATAAGGTCATCAAGCACACTGCTGAGGCTCATGGTCAAAGTGAAAAGCTTCAGTCTACTGGATTTGACTCATCAAACTCCTCTCTCAAATCCACTGTTGAGAACGAGATAGCTGACTTGTTTTTTTGCCAGTACTGCAACTATGGCAACCCCAGAGTTATAGGGGTTTTGAATCATCAGAAATTAAGACATCGTTGTCTTCAGACATCAACTAGTCAGATCCTTCAATATACATCTGAGCTTCGTAGTCAGAAAGATACATCTCAGTCTGCTGGATTTGACTCCTCTCTCTTCACATCTGATATTGGAAATGAGGCAGGTAACTTGTTTTTCTGCCAGTTTTGCAACTATGGGCATCCCTCAATGAGAGGAATTTTAAATCATCAAAAGAGAAGACACAGTGGACTCCAAACAACACCTGGCGACATCTTCAGGCATACTGCTGAGGTTGCAGGGCAAACCGAAAAATCCAAAAAGTCTAAGAGCGTCAACTTGACTAAGTCTTCTCACATCTTACCTCTTCCTCTTGTGACAGAAGAGGCTGTGTTATTCTGTCAGCTTTGCAACTATAGCAATCGAACCATGAGGGTGGTTGTGGAACATCAAAGGAAAAGACACCCAGATCTTAAAGCAACTGCTAAACAAATCCTTGAATATACTGCTATGATTTTGTCCCAAACTAGCAAATCGCCTAACTCATCTTTCTTAACATCTGATGTTGTCCAAGAAGAGTTAGATAAGTTCTTCTGCCAATATTGTGACTATAACAATCCCACAGTGAGGGGGATTTTTAATCATCAAAGTAAAATGCATTGTGATCTCGAAACAAACGCAGCGCAGATCTTAAGGCATACTGTTGTCGTCCGAGAGCAAACCAACAAATCTCAGCCAAAAGCAGTGAACTCACCAAACTCTCCTCACCTCTTGTCTCATCCTCTTTTGAAGGACGAGGTTGAACACATGTTTTTCTGTCAGCTTTGCAACTATAGCAATCCAACGGTGATGGGGGTTTTGAATCATAAAAGGAAAAGACACCTTGATATGAAGCCAACTGCTAAGCAAATCCTTGAATATACTGCTACAGTTTTGGGCCAAATGAGCAAATCCCACCCAGTACGAAGAAACTCGCTTAACTCATCccaagaagaagagaggaagttGTTTTACTGCCAGCATTGTGACTATGACAATCCGACAGTTAGGGGAGTTTTGAATCATCAGAAATTAAGACATAGTGATCTGAAGACAACTGCGGATCAGGTTGTCAGGTATACTGCAATTGTTCCCGGCTCAAATAAAAAATCAACAATGCAACAGCCTAACATGTCCTCCATGAAAGCCTCACAATCTCGCAAGCAGAAAGCTGCACTGCTCAGGTCCTTAAAGTGCCGCAAATGCTCTTATACAACTCCCCATATATATCTTTTGAAAAGACATCTGAGGAATAACCACCAAGAGAAAGCCCCGATCACTACAATTATACATTGGGCTTACGAAGATGGCCATTTACAGGAAGGTTATCACTGTGAGTGGTGTGCTTGTTCACATACTGAAGCGAAGGGACTCCTCCGGCACTACCGGCAACGTCATCCAGATAAAAAAACTGGACTTGAATCCATCATCCTGAGGTTACATGCCGGCCCTAAGATTTCTCGATCTAAAAAAACAAAGCCTAACCCAGAACACAATGAAAAACATGATCAGATTATCCTCAGTTTTGGGGATGTTCCAAAGACCACTCCATCTTTTCAGACCGGAGGAGGTGACACAAAAGTCTATCCATGCCGAGCGTGTCCCTTTAAGGCTACTTCCATGGGGGGTATAAGCAGCCACTACCGTGCAGTTCATCCATGGTCTGTCAAGGAAGATGGGTCTGTGTTAGATGTCATTAGTAGTAGGCAGACCCAAGAACCGGAGATCCATGAACAGCTTGATGTTCATGAAACCTTGAGTTCAAGCGAGACATATAGGTGCCCTGTCTGTTCTGGAGAGTTCAACACCCTCCATGGTATGTCTACTCATTGTGGAAAGAAACATCCAGAATATGATATGAAAGTCCATGAACAGCTTGATGTTCATGAAACTTCAAAGCCAAGCCAGCGATATAGGTGCCCTGTCTGTTCCGGAGAGTTCAACAACCTCCATGGTATGTTAACTCATTGTGGTAAGAAACATCCGGAATATGATACATCAACTTATGAAAGGGAAACTGAAGCGGAACTTAGTACAAGTGAGGGGACTCTGGTATTCAAGTGTTCAATCTGTCCATATGTGAACTCTCACGCTCATGGTGTTCTAACTCACTGCCAGATGAGGCATCCAGCCGTCAAAGCCAGAACTGAGAGACTTGAACAAGAAATTGTACACTTCACTGACCCAAATGAATGCCTGAAAGTCCGATCGGGTAAGCGGATGGGATTGGCAGGCTTCAGGTGCAATATGTGTCCAGTCATCCATGCAAAATTCAAGAAGTTGAAGGCTCACTATGAGATGGATCACAAACGATCTGCCGCAAATATATTCAAACCGGCTTTGAAACAATCTGCTGCCATTAAAAAACAATTGCTCTCCAAATACAGAGGCTCCCAGACCTCAATTGCCCAGGCTGCCATTTTAAAAAATGGGAAATCCATCATAGTCAAGTGCCACCTTTGCAAGTACCTTTGCACTACTAAAAAGGGCCTTGCCTGTCATCTTCGCATTAACCACAGTACAGTGGCTCCAATTGAGGACAAAGAGTTTTCCTACAAGTGTGCACTATGCTCGTATTCAACTTCGATTTGTAAATACCTTGCAGCCCACTATAGGAGGCAACATGGCAATGCTGCTTTCACCAACCACTTTGTTCCAGCATTCAGACCTCACCGCATTCTTCCAAACTCACCGGACCATAAGGCTTCTTTGAGTCAGGAAACCAAATCACCTGGTGAGAAGATAAGCTGTTCCCGCTGTTTTTTCCAATGTCTTAGTGAAAAAGGCCTGGTCTCCCATTATGCGATTTGCCACCCAGGAGTCTCTCCCAGCAAGCACAAATCTAGCAAACTTAGCCCGAATAACACACTGCACTCTCCCCCCAAGCCTAGAAATCATCCCCAGCAACAGAAACCTGTATGCAAATTATTTGATCCACAATGCGAGAAAGGCAAAGCATTGCGTCCAGTTAAATGCAAGAAATGCGTGAAGTTATCTTTCAACTCAAATCTGCTGCTAAGTATCCACTACACCAATTTCCACAACGAAGATTTCACACAAGACTTCACTATACTTTCAAAGTCTTCAGAGGATGGCACAGAGTTCTACAGATGTGGATACTGTAACCTCCAAATCCAGGGCAGTGCGGACCTCTGCTCCCATCTCGACCATCATAATGAGGAGTTTCAGAAGCTGGCAAATGGACAGAAGAGGAAGCAACGCCTCAGTGACCCACCGCCAAAAACCAAGCCTGTTAAG CAGGAAAGACAAGTACTGCCCAAGGTCCTGACAGCAGATGAATCGGACAGTCATTGGATTGTGACACAGGTGGAATCTGTTACAACAGGGATGAGTCCACTGGTGTCCCCTTCCCCTGTCCCATCGACAACAGAACCAGAGGGGGGGTCAGTAGGAGAGGAGTGCAACCACTGCGGGCGAACTTTCATGTCTTTGAAAGGTTTACGCTCACATGAGCGGAGCCATGCAGCTACAGCAGCCCTCAAACGGCTGGACAATGTACCTCATCAACAGAAGCAGAT GTTTGACCGCCATATTAGACATCGACCCGGGACCATCAGACCCTTCCACTGTGGGCTCTGTCGTTACAGAACTACCATCTTGAGCCTCTTGAAGAATCATCTGCTCAAAGTACATGGCG CTCAGTACCCATCCAAGAACCTCCCTTCCTCTGTGACCGGTAGCGAGAACAAGGAGCACACCCTGAGGGCTGCTGAAGAGACCCAGAACCTGCCAGAACCTCAAGAAGGCAACCAAATGTCTGATGATTCTGAGGAATCAGACCTCACTGAAA AACCAGTATACTCGGAGCCCCCAGATGTCCAGAGGCAGCTCAACCACTACAGGCAGGTGGCTCAGGCCAAGGCCTCCAGCAGCCCTCCAAGCCCACAGACCACCAGGACCACTCAAGATGGCTTATTCGTCTGTGAGTTTTGTATCTACACCTCAACACACATCAAGAGTATGCGTCGACACTACATAAATCGCCACAATGGGAAAAGGCTCGTGAGGTGCAAGGACTGCTCATTTTTCACAGGCTTCAG GAAGAAGTTGGATATGCACATAGAGACGGCACATGCCAGTAGCCCAACAGAAGCTCCTAAGGAGCTACACTGCCCTCTCTGTCTTTACCACACCAAAAACAAAAACCGCATGATCGACCACATCGTCCTCCATCGTG agcaGCCAGTGGCCCCGATAGAGGTGCGTCGTCCGAAGCTGTCGCGATATCTCGAGGGCACCGTGTTCCGCTGCCACAAGTGCACCTTCACCAGTTCCAGTGACAAGAAACTGCTACTGCACATGCTCAAGCACGACGATATCAAGCCCTACAAATGCAGACTGTGCTACTTCGACTGCACACAGCTGAGCGAGTTGGAGGCACACCTGTGCGATAAACACCAG GTTGTGAGGAACCATGAGCTGGTGGGACAGGTCCATCTGGAGGAACTGGAAACAAGACTGAGCAGAGTCAACGAGGAGGGAGAACAATTCATGGACTGTGAGGAGACCCAAGGGCAACAAGATGACGTGAACAAAGATGGCGATAACGAGGTGGCAGAGAACACAGCCCAGAACAGTGAATTCCATGATTTCAGTAATGACGAGAACCAAGAGGGACAATATAAGCAATCCCATGAGAAGCTAGAGAATGAGGACAAGAAGGTAGAGGAACATTTAATGGACTGTGAGGAGGAGAACCAAGAACCTGGAGAGATGGACATAGAAGAACAAAACAACCAATATCATGAGATGCCAGTGCTTAAAGATGAAGCCTGCAACTATCACGAGATGCCAGTGCTTGAAA